A section of the Microbacterium forte genome encodes:
- the uxaC gene encoding glucuronate isomerase, with translation MSHASLVRRDRDRLLPADPTTRSVARALYERVADAPIISPHGHVPVECLVEDRPFSDPASLLITHDHYVTRLLHASGVGLDELGVGGSAADPRQVWRRFAERWPLFAGTASGYWISESLQNVLDVTVPLSAATADEAYDRIADQLATPELRPRALFERFGIEVLATTDDPLDDLAGHAALAAEGAVGRVLPTFRPDRYLDPDAAGFAQNVERLVAETGSPGTFAGYLAALEQRRRYFIEHGAVSADHGVEVPDTLDLAPEEGEGLFARVVSGDADAGERHSFRAHMLLQMARMSVDDGLVMTVHAGVVRNHSTQTFRRFGPDSGHDIPRRTDFVGGLRPLLERFGLERDLHLVLFAVDETVYSREIAPLAGFYPSVYIGAPWWFLDAPDAMARFRSAVTETAGFSRGSGFIDDTRAFLSIPARHDTARRADAAFLARLVVEGRVDEDAAGAVIDDIVGPQPKRVFKL, from the coding sequence ATGTCACACGCATCACTCGTCCGTCGCGACCGCGACCGACTGCTCCCCGCCGATCCGACGACGCGCTCGGTCGCGCGCGCCCTCTACGAGCGCGTCGCCGATGCCCCGATCATCTCGCCGCACGGTCACGTGCCGGTGGAATGCCTGGTCGAGGATCGCCCGTTCTCCGACCCGGCATCGCTACTGATCACACACGACCACTACGTCACCCGGCTGCTCCACGCGTCCGGGGTCGGCCTCGACGAGCTCGGGGTCGGCGGCAGTGCCGCGGACCCGCGCCAGGTGTGGCGGAGGTTCGCTGAGCGTTGGCCTCTGTTCGCGGGCACGGCGTCGGGGTACTGGATCTCGGAGTCTCTGCAGAATGTGCTCGACGTCACGGTGCCGCTCTCGGCGGCGACGGCGGATGAGGCGTACGACCGCATCGCGGATCAGCTCGCCACGCCCGAGCTGCGGCCGCGTGCGCTGTTCGAGCGCTTCGGCATCGAGGTGCTGGCGACGACCGACGATCCTCTGGACGATCTCGCAGGGCACGCGGCGCTCGCCGCGGAGGGCGCGGTCGGCCGGGTTCTGCCGACGTTCCGCCCCGACCGGTACCTGGATCCTGATGCGGCAGGGTTCGCGCAGAACGTCGAGCGGCTCGTCGCCGAGACGGGCAGCCCGGGCACGTTCGCCGGGTACCTCGCCGCCCTCGAGCAGCGGAGGCGGTACTTCATCGAGCACGGGGCCGTGTCCGCAGATCACGGTGTCGAGGTCCCCGACACGCTCGACCTCGCGCCCGAAGAAGGCGAGGGGCTCTTCGCCCGCGTCGTCTCCGGTGATGCGGATGCCGGGGAGCGTCACTCGTTCCGGGCGCACATGCTGCTGCAGATGGCCCGGATGAGCGTCGACGACGGACTCGTCATGACGGTGCACGCCGGCGTCGTGCGCAACCACAGCACGCAGACCTTCCGCCGCTTCGGCCCCGACTCCGGGCATGACATCCCGCGGCGCACAGACTTCGTCGGCGGTCTGCGGCCGCTTCTCGAGCGCTTCGGCCTCGAGCGCGATCTGCACCTGGTGCTCTTCGCCGTGGATGAGACCGTCTACTCTCGCGAGATCGCCCCGCTGGCGGGGTTCTACCCGAGCGTCTACATCGGCGCTCCCTGGTGGTTCCTCGATGCCCCGGATGCCATGGCACGGTTCCGCTCGGCGGTGACCGAGACGGCCGGGTTCTCGCGCGGGTCGGGGTTCATCGACGACACCCGCGCCTTCCTCTCCATACCGGCCCGACACGACACCGCACGCCGTGCGGATGCCGCATTCCTCGCCCGGCTGGTCGTCGAGGGGCGTGTGGACGAGGACGCGGCCGGCGCCGTCATCGACGACATCGTCGGGCCCCAGCCGAAGAGGGTGTTCAAGCTGTGA
- a CDS encoding mannitol dehydrogenase family protein — protein sequence MSGVMLGVRESPAPPVRIIHMGLGAFHRSHLAWYTAHAGDSAQWGIAAYTGRSAGLADDLSAQDGLYTLIVRSPAGDDAERIGSIVRAHPGTDIPSFVNDVAAPATAIVSLTITEAAYADDRTALDRALLAGLLDDDLVSVRPVTAVGRLVLGLEARRRSCSGALALVSCDNLADNGGVLRAAVSSLAREVPGLVDWIDAHVSFVSSSVDRITPRLSDEETTELSRRYGDRAPVVAESFSDWVIAGEFPAGRPQWEVAGARLTDDLEPWEARKLWLLNGAHTLLASLGRLRGHHTVSEAIADMVCLRAVDAYWDEVCRHLPAELGLQEYRLALLDRFRNPRIRHLLAQIGLDSDTKMRVRVAPVAELERRAGRPADACAAVVAAWLAIGGQRGDRSSVECAVAELSPVLGDDEAFVDEVLASRRSIDDLTLR from the coding sequence GTGAGCGGTGTGATGCTCGGAGTGCGCGAGTCGCCGGCACCACCGGTGCGGATCATCCATATGGGGCTCGGCGCCTTCCACCGCTCGCATCTGGCCTGGTACACGGCCCATGCCGGTGACTCGGCGCAGTGGGGGATCGCGGCGTACACCGGAAGGAGTGCCGGGCTCGCGGATGATCTCTCCGCCCAGGACGGTCTGTACACACTGATCGTGCGTTCGCCGGCAGGCGACGACGCCGAACGAATCGGGAGCATCGTCCGGGCGCATCCGGGCACGGACATCCCGTCATTCGTGAATGACGTCGCCGCTCCTGCGACCGCCATCGTCAGCCTGACTATCACCGAGGCCGCCTATGCCGATGATCGGACGGCTCTCGATCGAGCCCTGCTGGCAGGACTCCTCGACGACGACCTCGTCAGCGTGCGTCCTGTCACCGCCGTCGGTCGCCTCGTGCTCGGTCTGGAGGCGCGCAGGCGTTCGTGTTCCGGAGCTCTCGCTCTCGTCTCCTGTGACAACCTGGCCGACAACGGGGGAGTGCTGCGCGCCGCCGTCAGCTCTCTCGCGAGGGAGGTGCCGGGGCTCGTCGACTGGATCGATGCGCACGTGTCGTTCGTGTCGAGTTCGGTGGATCGGATCACCCCTCGACTCTCGGATGAGGAAACGACCGAGCTCTCGCGGCGCTACGGGGATCGTGCACCGGTGGTCGCAGAGAGCTTCTCCGACTGGGTCATCGCCGGAGAGTTCCCTGCGGGCCGGCCGCAGTGGGAAGTGGCGGGAGCCCGCCTCACCGACGACCTTGAACCGTGGGAGGCGCGGAAGCTCTGGCTGCTGAACGGCGCTCATACGCTTCTCGCGTCGCTCGGTCGGCTTCGTGGTCATCACACGGTCTCCGAGGCGATCGCCGACATGGTGTGCTTGCGCGCCGTCGACGCGTACTGGGATGAAGTCTGCCGGCATCTTCCGGCGGAGCTCGGACTGCAGGAATACCGGTTGGCGCTGCTCGACCGCTTCCGAAACCCGCGCATCCGGCATCTCCTCGCGCAGATCGGTCTCGATTCCGACACCAAGATGCGTGTGCGCGTCGCGCCGGTCGCAGAGCTCGAACGCAGGGCGGGGCGCCCCGCCGACGCGTGCGCAGCTGTCGTCGCGGCGTGGCTGGCGATCGGCGGACAGCGAGGGGATCGTTCATCCGTCGAATGCGCGGTCGCCGAGCTCAGCCCCGTGCTCGGCGACGACGAGGCGTTCGTCGATGAGGTGCTCGCGAGTCGGCGATCGATCGATGATCTCACACTTCGATAA
- a CDS encoding ABC transporter substrate-binding protein — protein MWNTRKHRRGVVLPAAMLITALAVSGCAAGSDPEPAGTSATVVEKDLAIAAVSAPNSLDPAQLVDGQQMFVWSSILDTLLRKDPATGEIIPGAAESWEYNEDGTQLTLVLREGMSFSSGDPVNADAVVATMLRSRETAGNVQSRLASVTDVVAEDDRTVVVSFDGFDPQFLDNLSSGPGAIGDPATIDEERTATDPVGSGPFTLDTEKTVPGSSYVLVKRDDYWDAENVPFKTLTVKVLQDQTASFNALQAGELNAATVQTQVVGQLDKEKFSIKQNDAVATSFLNILDRGGEKWPALGDEKVRQAINLAIDRDAVLKGLYSGVGIATTQLVSPFGAIYDESLNDEYEYDPEKGRELVEEAGYAGESFQIPSTFLSTTVEPVLTQAFADIGLTLEWVTVPPQQAQSAARSGDYGLYFQILGFNADSADLATTFALDGVGNPRGYTDDTLDRLFSEIDSTVAFDDRVPLYQELNEYVADQAFVAPLVYVGAVWATADGISYVGEANTLSTIRQFDVTE, from the coding sequence ATGTGGAACACCCGTAAGCACCGTCGTGGCGTGGTCCTGCCCGCCGCGATGCTCATCACCGCACTCGCGGTGTCCGGCTGCGCGGCCGGAAGCGACCCCGAACCCGCAGGCACGTCGGCCACCGTCGTCGAGAAGGATCTCGCCATCGCGGCTGTCTCGGCGCCGAACTCGCTCGACCCGGCGCAGCTCGTCGATGGGCAGCAGATGTTCGTGTGGTCATCGATCCTCGACACTCTGCTCCGCAAGGATCCGGCCACGGGGGAGATCATCCCGGGTGCCGCGGAATCGTGGGAGTACAACGAGGACGGCACGCAGCTCACGCTCGTACTTCGTGAGGGAATGAGCTTCAGTTCGGGAGACCCGGTGAACGCGGACGCCGTCGTGGCGACCATGCTCCGCTCGCGGGAGACCGCCGGCAACGTGCAGAGTCGTCTGGCTTCGGTCACGGATGTCGTCGCCGAGGACGACCGGACGGTCGTGGTCTCGTTCGACGGCTTCGACCCGCAGTTCCTCGACAACCTCTCCTCCGGCCCGGGGGCGATCGGCGACCCTGCCACGATCGACGAGGAGCGCACCGCCACAGATCCCGTCGGCTCGGGGCCGTTCACACTCGACACCGAAAAGACCGTTCCCGGGAGCAGCTACGTGCTGGTGAAGCGAGACGACTACTGGGACGCGGAGAACGTCCCGTTCAAGACGCTGACGGTGAAGGTCCTTCAGGATCAGACGGCGTCGTTCAATGCGCTCCAGGCGGGCGAACTCAACGCGGCGACAGTGCAGACGCAGGTCGTCGGGCAGCTCGACAAGGAGAAGTTCTCGATCAAACAGAACGATGCGGTCGCGACGAGCTTCCTGAACATCCTGGACAGAGGCGGGGAGAAGTGGCCCGCTCTCGGAGATGAGAAGGTACGCCAGGCGATCAACCTCGCCATCGATCGGGACGCCGTCCTCAAGGGGCTGTACAGCGGAGTCGGAATCGCCACGACGCAGCTGGTGAGCCCATTCGGCGCCATCTACGACGAATCGCTCAACGACGAGTACGAGTACGACCCAGAGAAGGGGCGTGAGCTCGTCGAGGAGGCGGGCTACGCGGGGGAGAGCTTCCAGATCCCCAGCACCTTCCTGTCGACCACTGTGGAACCCGTTCTCACCCAGGCGTTCGCCGACATCGGCCTGACGCTGGAATGGGTCACGGTTCCTCCGCAGCAGGCGCAGTCGGCGGCTCGCTCCGGCGACTACGGTCTGTACTTCCAGATCCTCGGGTTCAATGCGGACAGCGCGGACCTGGCGACGACCTTCGCCCTGGACGGAGTCGGCAACCCGCGCGGCTACACCGATGACACCTTGGACCGGCTGTTCTCGGAGATCGACTCGACGGTCGCCTTCGACGACCGCGTACCGCTGTATCAGGAACTGAACGAGTACGTCGCCGATCAGGCATTCGTCGCGCCGCTGGTCTACGTCGGCGCTGTGTGGGCTACCGCCGACGGCATCAGCTACGTCGGAGAGGCGAACACCCTCTCCACGATCCGACAGTTCGACGTCACCGAGTGA